The following are from one region of the Carnobacterium gallinarum DSM 4847 genome:
- a CDS encoding MerR family transcriptional regulator → MIMIESSVRESVILRLHNKNFKKGGRMYSISEVARKFGITVRTIRYYEDVGLINKGTRKNGIRHYEKDEIVYSISCIIFMKSLNFKIAEIKDILKHPIYIKEILMNIRIFLIEKEIFTLSKEKEYLVESLVNKDWKQIPINDENIVVKLTAGSTSIAKKLNKIEKMGEYSRGEINEFVSEYKAWHKDSGILIDDDQLYLFLTSNDYTKNKCLKSILRKYFECNNLKSFYQ, encoded by the coding sequence ATGATTATGATTGAAAGTTCCGTAAGGGAATCTGTTATTCTAAGATTACATAATAAGAACTTTAAAAAAGGAGGAAGAATGTATTCTATATCTGAAGTTGCAAGAAAATTCGGTATCACAGTAAGGACAATTCGGTATTATGAGGATGTTGGTTTAATCAACAAAGGAACTAGGAAAAATGGTATCAGACACTATGAAAAAGATGAAATTGTTTATAGTATCAGTTGTATCATTTTTATGAAGTCATTGAACTTTAAAATAGCTGAAATAAAAGATATTTTGAAGCATCCTATTTATATAAAAGAGATTCTTATGAATATTAGAATTTTTCTAATTGAAAAAGAAATCTTTACTCTTAGTAAAGAAAAAGAATATTTGGTAGAAAGTTTAGTAAACAAAGATTGGAAGCAAATTCCAATTAATGATGAGAATATTGTAGTAAAATTAACAGCTGGATCAACTAGTATTGCAAAAAAATTAAATAAGATTGAAAAAATGGGGGAATATTCACGTGGAGAAATAAATGAATTTGTTTCAGAATACAAGGCATGGCATAAAGATAGCGGGATTCTAATTGACGATGATCAACTCTACCTATTTTTAACTAGTAATGATTATACTAAAAATAAATGTTTGAAAAGCATTCTAAGAAAGTATTTTGAATGCAATAATTTAAAGAGTTTCTACCAATAA
- a CDS encoding osmoprotectant ABC transporter substrate-binding protein, with protein sequence MVKKNIFRIVIVLIVLVVGFFSYDTFSGKEEAIKVAGGVTSESQILASLVSEMIEHETSNKVTLLNNLGSANIMHKAMLKGDVDITSTRYTGTDLIGTLNLPLEKDPDKALEIVQQEFKKRYEQVWFPSYGFENQFTFMVTKETAEKYQLKKVSDLKNVAPELTLGVDPTWYKREGDGYPAFVETYGTKFKRVFPMQIGLVYDAVSAGELDVVLGYSTDGRVGSYNLTMLEDDLQFFPPYSASLVVSEKTLKAHPELKKILGRLEETIDTKTMQKLNFEADNDLTEPSVVAKKFLEEHDYFRE encoded by the coding sequence ATGGTAAAGAAAAATATTTTTAGAATAGTGATTGTGCTAATTGTATTAGTAGTCGGCTTTTTTTCGTATGATACATTTTCAGGTAAAGAAGAAGCTATCAAAGTAGCGGGTGGCGTGACATCAGAATCGCAAATACTAGCATCATTAGTTAGCGAAATGATTGAACATGAAACCTCAAATAAAGTCACCTTGTTAAATAATCTTGGTTCGGCTAATATTATGCACAAAGCCATGCTAAAAGGAGATGTTGATATTACGTCAACAAGGTACACAGGTACAGACTTAATTGGAACGCTCAATTTACCGCTAGAAAAAGATCCAGATAAGGCACTAGAAATTGTTCAGCAAGAATTTAAAAAGCGCTACGAACAAGTGTGGTTTCCTAGTTATGGATTTGAAAATCAATTTACTTTTATGGTGACAAAAGAAACTGCTGAAAAATATCAATTAAAAAAAGTGAGCGATTTAAAAAATGTAGCTCCAGAATTAACTTTAGGTGTGGATCCAACGTGGTATAAGCGAGAAGGTGATGGATATCCAGCATTTGTAGAGACCTATGGAACAAAATTTAAACGTGTTTTTCCAATGCAGATTGGGTTAGTTTATGATGCTGTTTCTGCAGGGGAATTAGATGTTGTACTTGGTTATTCAACAGATGGACGAGTGGGAAGTTATAATTTAACGATGCTAGAAGATGATTTGCAATTCTTTCCACCATACTCTGCTAGCTTAGTTGTTTCAGAAAAAACATTGAAGGCTCATCCAGAGTTGAAAAAAATTCTAGGACGATTAGAAGAAACGATTGACACAAAAACCATGCAAAAATTAAATTTTGAAGCAGATAATGATTTAACGGAACCAAGTGTAGTTGCAAAGAAATTTTTAGAAGAGCATGATTATTTTAGAGAATAA
- a CDS encoding LPXTG cell wall anchor domain-containing protein has translation MKNKKINKILIISALSTSLLVNPIIGSQIPTNAYAAEVETGAQKIVVGNVTLTSSKLSIDSTSKDGSGLIFSLEWLKESKVDVLQIDLVVTNGTIVSTSLDPSSYSIKEDGKRVRLLIDKRLDAVELFVKADNPKENNANVTAKMDLGYSGEANNYEEDRGAFSFDIPIVEKVVAVTKEEDKGIPTQSTTDKQKTEKTPTNEEKNSIDTSSKNPTNKKSQKTSNAIVSKIEKKNQGMLPQAGEKRVFIYGIAGIIIIGLTILVYSRIKNKEKR, from the coding sequence ATGAAAAACAAAAAAATAAATAAGATTTTAATTATTAGTGCTTTATCTACTTCGTTGTTAGTCAATCCGATAATAGGCTCTCAAATACCCACCAATGCATATGCTGCTGAGGTAGAAACTGGCGCACAAAAAATAGTTGTTGGAAATGTAACACTAACTTCATCAAAATTATCCATTGATTCAACGAGTAAAGATGGCTCAGGACTAATTTTCAGCTTGGAATGGTTGAAGGAATCAAAGGTAGATGTATTACAAATCGATTTAGTGGTAACCAATGGAACGATTGTTTCAACTTCATTAGACCCATCTTCTTATAGCATTAAAGAAGATGGTAAAAGAGTCCGACTTTTAATTGATAAGCGTTTAGATGCTGTTGAATTATTTGTTAAAGCAGATAATCCAAAAGAGAATAATGCTAATGTAACTGCAAAAATGGACTTGGGCTACTCTGGTGAAGCAAATAATTATGAGGAAGATAGGGGAGCATTTTCATTTGATATTCCGATTGTTGAAAAAGTTGTAGCAGTAACGAAAGAGGAAGATAAAGGCATTCCTACTCAATCTACAACGGACAAACAAAAAACAGAAAAGACACCAACAAATGAAGAAAAAAATAGTATAGACACTAGCTCAAAAAATCCAACTAATAAAAAATCTCAAAAGACTAGCAACGCAATCGTTAGCAAGATAGAAAAAAAGAATCAAGGTATGTTACCCCAAGCAGGAGAAAAGCGTGTGTTTATTTATGGTATTGCAGGAATTATTATTATCGGATTGACCATACTCGTTTATTCTAGAATCAAAAATAAAGAGAAGAGATAA
- a CDS encoding SDR family oxidoreductase produces the protein MNITDFEMDFFSLKGKAAIVTGGNTGLGRAFALALAKAGAKLFIPSIAEDDGTTQQLIEEAGSQMTFMKADITAEGMPKKIIAACKEAYGSVDIVVNSAGICKIADVENFGRNEWDPMISLNLTAAFELSYEASKEMIPQKSGKIINICSLFSFLGGQWSPAYAATKHGLAGFTKAYCDELAQYNIQVNGIAPGYYATDITLETRSNPETNQRVLDHIPANRWGETLDLMGTTVFLASRASDYVNGHILTVDGGYLVR, from the coding sequence ATGAATATTACAGATTTTGAAATGGATTTCTTTTCACTAAAAGGTAAAGCTGCAATTGTAACTGGTGGAAACACAGGTTTAGGTCGTGCATTTGCACTAGCCTTGGCTAAAGCAGGAGCGAAGCTATTTATTCCAAGTATTGCTGAAGATGATGGAACGACGCAACAGTTAATTGAAGAAGCTGGCTCACAAATGACCTTTATGAAAGCTGATATTACAGCAGAAGGAATGCCTAAAAAGATTATTGCAGCTTGTAAAGAAGCTTATGGCAGTGTAGATATTGTTGTAAATTCAGCCGGTATTTGTAAAATTGCTGATGTTGAGAACTTTGGCAGAAATGAATGGGATCCAATGATTAGCCTGAATTTGACAGCAGCTTTTGAATTAAGCTATGAAGCATCAAAAGAAATGATTCCTCAAAAGAGTGGGAAAATTATCAATATTTGTTCATTATTCTCATTTTTAGGTGGACAATGGTCGCCTGCATATGCTGCAACGAAACATGGTTTAGCTGGTTTTACAAAAGCTTACTGTGATGAATTAGCACAATATAATATTCAAGTAAATGGCATTGCACCAGGCTATTATGCAACAGATATTACGTTGGAAACAAGAAGCAATCCTGAAACAAATCAACGAGTATTAGATCATATTCCAGCTAACAGATGGGGCGAAACTCTTGATTTAATGGGAACAACAGTCTTTTTAGCGAGTCGCGCTTCTGATTATGTCAATGGACATATATTAACAGTAGATGGTGGCTATTTAGTACGATAA
- a CDS encoding glycerol-3-phosphate responsive antiterminator codes for MKANIIEVLEENPIVAAIKDNKGLEKVLTSSCEVIFVLYGDICSIGGIVQKLKDAGKYVFVDIDLVEGTSTKEIVVDFMKNVTKTDGIISSKASIVRAAKEKGFFTIHRFFLIDSKSFKNLPKQYSNSKADIVEILPGAMPKVLGWVQEAVKVPIIASGLVCDKEDVLIALRAGAIAVSSTNEDVWDNI; via the coding sequence GTGAAGGCAAATATTATCGAAGTACTAGAAGAGAATCCAATCGTAGCAGCAATAAAAGACAATAAAGGATTAGAAAAAGTGTTAACTTCTAGTTGTGAAGTTATTTTTGTACTATACGGCGATATTTGTTCAATTGGTGGCATTGTACAGAAATTAAAAGATGCTGGAAAATATGTATTTGTCGACATTGACCTAGTTGAAGGGACCTCAACCAAAGAAATTGTTGTAGATTTTATGAAAAATGTAACGAAAACCGATGGAATTATTAGTTCAAAAGCCTCAATTGTAAGAGCTGCAAAAGAAAAAGGTTTTTTTACGATTCATCGTTTCTTTTTAATCGATTCAAAATCATTTAAAAATTTACCAAAACAATATTCAAATTCAAAAGCAGATATTGTTGAAATACTACCAGGTGCGATGCCAAAAGTCTTAGGCTGGGTGCAAGAAGCTGTTAAAGTTCCAATTATTGCAAGCGGTTTAGTCTGTGATAAAGAAGACGTATTAATCGCTTTACGAGCTGGAGCAATAGCTGTTTCAAGTACAAATGAAGATGTTTGGGATAATATCTAA
- a CDS encoding dockerin type I domain-containing protein, with product MNNKRKWIKKSYQFGIIALVLIVGLKLSFVDKLVYAEEPTSVRESNQQLENGTSELNSLESPIITKDEEPNKDVENQESVIESEEPSDSPKEPSDSSKEELQESNANNPVSSPEIQQVEKEENEELSTRVLKNPVSLNTELNVSVNEVVKNKDRYNISGYFELKNSLFNSIGILPNHYFEVGLPPNLNNAVAYIKLNGQTFKQNHDGVYGYYVQNIIFKNSSIPFEIELTINAISQDEGSIQFSDTVSELLRIKTYTGTIELKKMYLKINALIIPKATKEIDALTNLTDVQKKDFKNQMNQAKTPKGIKEIVDAAKKQNLLMPKLIEAKKIGNQTVNNLMNITGKEKSGFNQQINQATTVEEVQQIIKNAKARDQAFIIGDLNSDRIVNSVDAALFKAYVLSGEIPSNILNKEKFIKAADFNKDNRITIVDYASLKLLLTGN from the coding sequence ATGAATAATAAAAGAAAATGGATAAAAAAGAGCTATCAATTTGGAATAATTGCGTTGGTGCTTATTGTGGGACTTAAACTATCGTTTGTTGATAAACTGGTTTATGCTGAGGAACCAACTAGTGTGAGAGAAAGTAACCAGCAGTTAGAAAATGGAACTAGTGAATTGAACAGTCTTGAATCACCAATAATTACAAAAGATGAAGAGCCAAACAAGGATGTAGAAAATCAAGAATCGGTTATAGAATCAGAAGAACCTTCTGATTCACCAAAAGAACCTTCTGATTCATCAAAAGAAGAGCTGCAAGAATCTAATGCAAATAATCCCGTAAGTTCACCTGAAATACAACAAGTAGAGAAGGAAGAAAATGAAGAGCTTAGCACAAGAGTGTTAAAAAATCCCGTAAGTCTTAATACTGAGTTAAATGTTAGTGTTAATGAAGTGGTAAAAAACAAAGATCGATACAATATAAGTGGATATTTTGAATTGAAAAATTCACTGTTCAATAGTATTGGTATTTTACCAAATCATTATTTTGAAGTTGGGCTACCTCCAAATTTAAATAATGCAGTAGCGTATATCAAGCTAAATGGGCAAACTTTCAAGCAAAATCACGATGGTGTTTATGGATATTATGTTCAAAATATCATTTTTAAGAATTCATCTATACCCTTTGAAATTGAACTTACTATAAATGCTATTTCTCAAGATGAAGGAAGTATACAATTTTCTGATACCGTAAGTGAATTATTGAGGATCAAAACGTATACTGGAACTATTGAGTTAAAAAAAATGTATCTCAAAATTAATGCATTGATCATTCCAAAAGCTACTAAAGAAATTGATGCTTTAACGAACCTAACAGATGTACAAAAAAAAGATTTTAAAAATCAAATGAATCAAGCAAAAACGCCAAAAGGAATCAAAGAGATTGTTGATGCTGCTAAAAAACAGAATTTATTGATGCCAAAGTTAATAGAAGCTAAAAAAATAGGGAACCAGACAGTGAATAACCTGATGAACATAACAGGTAAAGAAAAATCAGGATTTAATCAACAAATCAATCAGGCAACAACAGTCGAAGAAGTCCAACAAATTATTAAAAATGCTAAGGCAAGAGATCAAGCATTTATTATTGGGGATTTGAATAGTGATCGGATAGTGAATAGTGTTGATGCAGCTTTATTTAAAGCGTATGTATTAAGTGGAGAAATTCCAAGCAACATTCTGAATAAAGAAAAATTTATAAAAGCAGCAGATTTTAATAAAGATAACCGGATTACTATTGTAGACTATGCAAGTTTAAAATTACTATTAACAGGAAACTAA
- a CDS encoding DUF1846 domain-containing protein — MNKIGFDPQKYIEEQSKYILERVNHYDKLYLEFGGKLIGDKHAKRVLPGFDEDSKIKLLQKLKDQAEILICVYAGDIERNKIRGDYGITYDMDILRLIDELRGYGLETNSVVITRYSGQPATKLFINKLERRDIKVYKHTAIEDYPSNIEKIVSEDGFGQNSYIPTTKPIVVVTAPGPGSGKLATCLNQLYHESRLGKAAGYSKFETFPVWNVPLKHPLNIAYEAATVDLKDVNMIDSFHYDRYQKVAVNYNRDVETFPVIKRIIEKITGKESVYQSPTDMGVNRVGFGITDDEAVKEASKQEIIRRCFTTECDFKKGLIDEETVSRIKMILEEVELKKEDRGPVLPARNYSDHLKGLNEGNEIQAVIAFELNDGRFVTGKTTPLMDSSSAAILNSLKILANISDDLFLLSPVVLETIQNMKTNELHSKLTSLNANEVLIALAISAVTNPMAQLAYEKLAELDGVQAHSTVMLSKNDEQILRQLGLDITCDPVYSSENLYYI; from the coding sequence ATGAATAAAATTGGGTTTGATCCACAGAAGTATATTGAAGAACAATCAAAGTATATTCTTGAGAGAGTGAATCATTATGACAAATTGTATTTAGAATTTGGCGGAAAATTAATTGGTGATAAGCATGCCAAAAGAGTATTACCGGGTTTTGATGAAGACTCAAAAATAAAATTATTGCAGAAATTAAAGGATCAAGCTGAAATTTTAATTTGTGTGTATGCTGGAGATATTGAGCGAAATAAAATTCGTGGAGATTATGGTATTACCTATGATATGGATATCTTACGTTTAATCGACGAGCTAAGAGGCTATGGTTTAGAAACAAATAGTGTTGTAATTACCCGTTACAGTGGTCAGCCTGCTACAAAACTATTTATTAACAAGCTTGAAAGACGCGATATTAAAGTGTACAAACATACAGCTATTGAAGACTATCCCTCAAATATCGAAAAAATTGTGAGCGAAGATGGATTTGGTCAAAATAGTTATATTCCGACAACAAAACCGATTGTTGTTGTGACAGCGCCAGGTCCTGGTAGTGGAAAATTGGCAACGTGTTTAAACCAACTTTATCATGAAAGCCGTCTTGGCAAAGCTGCAGGTTATTCTAAATTTGAAACCTTCCCTGTTTGGAATGTTCCATTAAAACATCCCTTAAATATTGCGTATGAAGCAGCTACAGTTGATTTGAAGGACGTAAATATGATAGATTCCTTCCATTATGATCGTTATCAAAAAGTGGCAGTAAACTACAATCGTGATGTTGAAACGTTTCCAGTTATTAAACGAATTATTGAAAAAATTACAGGAAAAGAATCTGTTTATCAATCTCCAACGGATATGGGAGTAAACCGTGTTGGCTTTGGGATTACAGATGATGAAGCTGTTAAAGAAGCATCGAAACAAGAGATTATTCGCCGCTGTTTCACTACAGAATGTGATTTCAAAAAAGGCTTAATTGATGAAGAAACAGTTAGCCGAATTAAAATGATTTTAGAAGAAGTTGAGTTAAAAAAAGAAGACCGTGGACCCGTTTTACCAGCCCGTAACTATTCGGATCATCTGAAGGGACTAAACGAAGGAAACGAAATACAAGCTGTAATTGCCTTTGAATTAAATGATGGTCGCTTTGTTACTGGGAAAACTACGCCATTAATGGATTCTTCTTCAGCAGCAATTTTAAATTCATTAAAAATCTTGGCGAATATTTCAGATGATTTGTTCCTATTATCTCCAGTTGTTTTAGAAACAATTCAGAATATGAAAACCAATGAGCTTCACAGCAAATTAACTTCTTTAAACGCCAATGAGGTTTTAATTGCTTTGGCAATTAGTGCTGTGACCAACCCAATGGCTCAATTAGCCTATGAAAAACTAGCTGAACTAGACGGTGTACAAGCCCATTCAACAGTGATGCTAAGTAAAAATGATGAACAAATCCTACGACAATTAGGTCTAGATATAACTTGCGATCCAGTCTATTCTTCTGAAAATCTATATTATATTTAA
- a CDS encoding FGGY-family carbohydrate kinase, giving the protein MEKKYIIGVDGGSQSSKIVIVDLEGTVICSSTQTLQPTYLAEPGIVEHPDDDLWDSIVVACKETMAKFTGDKKDIIGVGLGSIRFCRALLKKDGSLAQPVMSWMDARVSRPHDETNPEVAYVTTATGYITHRFTGEFNDTVANYQGIWPIDTDTWDWLADKAEFDAFNIPREMLFKLKMPGDVLGSVTNRTAELTGIPAGIPVIATANDKAVEALGAGLKGDEAILISLGTYIASMVEGKENPKGTQNFWTNFACEPHKYLYESTGIRRGMWTVSWFKEVLGDSYIEKAASKGLTAEELLNTELKDVPAGSDGLMTILDWLAPTDALYKKGAMLGFDGRHGRAHIYRSILEAIALTMKNHGEAMCDELGKKRKKVIISGGGSNSDVFMQIFADVFGIPAQRNVVNGSASLGAAISVAVALNYYKSYEEATAKMVQIQEMFEPIPENVMLYDKMNQEVYRNITDYTDGLFKKTYPLFN; this is encoded by the coding sequence ATGGAAAAAAAATACATTATTGGTGTGGACGGCGGTTCACAAAGTTCTAAAATTGTGATAGTTGATTTAGAAGGAACGGTTATTTGTAGCAGTACTCAAACACTGCAGCCGACTTATTTAGCGGAACCAGGAATTGTTGAGCATCCAGACGATGATTTATGGGATTCAATTGTTGTGGCTTGTAAAGAAACAATGGCTAAATTTACTGGCGATAAAAAGGATATTATTGGCGTAGGATTAGGGAGTATTCGTTTCTGCCGAGCATTATTGAAAAAAGATGGATCACTTGCGCAGCCAGTTATGAGTTGGATGGATGCTCGTGTATCACGTCCCCACGATGAAACGAATCCAGAAGTTGCCTATGTTACAACTGCAACTGGGTACATTACACACCGTTTTACAGGTGAATTTAATGATACAGTTGCCAATTATCAAGGCATTTGGCCAATCGATACAGATACATGGGATTGGTTAGCAGATAAAGCTGAATTTGATGCATTTAATATTCCTAGAGAAATGTTATTTAAATTAAAAATGCCAGGGGATGTTTTGGGATCAGTTACGAATAGAACAGCTGAGTTAACTGGGATTCCAGCTGGGATTCCAGTAATTGCAACAGCCAATGATAAAGCGGTTGAAGCATTAGGTGCCGGTCTAAAAGGCGATGAAGCAATTTTGATTTCATTGGGAACCTATATTGCTTCGATGGTTGAAGGGAAAGAAAATCCTAAAGGCACCCAGAATTTTTGGACTAATTTTGCTTGTGAGCCTCATAAATATCTCTATGAAAGCACAGGGATTCGACGTGGAATGTGGACAGTTAGTTGGTTTAAAGAAGTGCTAGGAGATAGTTATATTGAAAAGGCTGCTAGTAAAGGTTTAACAGCAGAAGAATTGCTAAATACTGAACTAAAAGATGTACCTGCTGGTAGCGATGGATTAATGACAATTTTAGATTGGTTAGCTCCAACAGATGCACTTTATAAAAAAGGCGCTATGCTTGGTTTTGACGGTCGTCATGGTCGCGCGCATATTTATCGTTCGATTTTAGAAGCAATTGCCTTAACAATGAAAAATCATGGAGAAGCAATGTGTGATGAATTAGGTAAAAAGCGGAAAAAAGTAATTATTTCAGGTGGTGGTTCCAATAGTGATGTCTTTATGCAGATATTTGCAGATGTTTTTGGTATTCCAGCACAACGGAATGTTGTGAATGGCTCAGCGAGTTTGGGTGCAGCAATTAGTGTAGCAGTAGCTCTAAATTACTATAAGAGCTACGAAGAGGCGACGGCGAAGATGGTTCAAATTCAAGAAATGTTTGAACCTATTCCAGAAAATGTAATGCTGTATGACAAAATGAATCAAGAAGTATATCGCAATATTACAGACTATACAGATGGACTATTCAAAAAAACATATCCACTATTTAATTGA
- a CDS encoding ABC transporter ATP-binding protein, protein MKMIELKDVSKKIKRKVILDEVNFTIDKGSICGFSGPNGSGKSMIFKAIIGFLNPDKGTVIVNGKQIRKDELFSSDIAFSMDNEGVLEDFSARKNLELINLLNNNQQTKDEIKQLLEYVGLKSDETKVKDFSLGMKKRLSLACALISNSPIIILDEPTNALDEKGKEFLKRLIFEQNAEGKTVLVSSHDRLFLEEISDKIIYVSDGKIVE, encoded by the coding sequence ATGAAAATGATTGAACTAAAGGATGTTTCTAAAAAGATTAAACGCAAAGTCATTTTAGATGAAGTTAATTTTACTATTGATAAAGGTAGTATCTGTGGATTTAGTGGACCTAATGGATCAGGTAAATCAATGATCTTTAAAGCCATTATTGGCTTTTTAAATCCAGATAAAGGCACCGTGATTGTTAATGGCAAACAAATTAGAAAAGATGAATTATTTTCTAGTGATATTGCCTTTTCAATGGATAATGAAGGGGTTTTAGAAGATTTTTCAGCTAGAAAAAATTTGGAATTAATTAATTTATTAAACAATAACCAACAAACAAAGGATGAAATAAAGCAATTATTAGAGTATGTTGGGCTTAAATCTGATGAAACAAAAGTGAAAGATTTTTCACTTGGAATGAAAAAAAGATTATCTTTAGCGTGTGCTTTGATTTCTAATTCTCCAATTATCATTTTAGATGAACCAACAAATGCATTAGATGAAAAAGGCAAAGAATTCTTAAAAAGACTAATTTTTGAACAAAATGCTGAAGGAAAAACAGTGTTGGTTTCTAGTCACGATCGTTTATTTTTAGAAGAGATTAGTGATAAAATCATTTATGTATCGGATGGAAAAATTGTTGAGTAG
- a CDS encoding dockerin type I domain-containing protein gives MKNNKLKKAVTIGLLSTTLFSNMLFVPAINKVAYAEGNVSTTKVAESVTVGNVVITPDSKVIDLKNTNGTMINLDLNWLKESKVDVLQLDLTFTNGTIVATSLDRSSVNIKEGGKKARILLDQRLGSIQLYIKGDSQTVNNSNVTMSMILGYSGEANGYTESKNNYSTDLQIVDVMLEKAKEENKVTVNNLPNLTNEDKTGFDQQIDEAKTIEVIQQIVENAKVKDRENVLEQAKETGKATINSLPNLSDIEKNGFNQQIDGAKTVEEVQQIVETAKVKSATNVLDQVKEAGKATINSLPTLTDAEKAGFNQQIDGAKTVGEVQQIIETAKTKSTTNVLDQVKEAGKVTINSLPTLTDAEKAGFNQQIDGVKTVEEVQQIIETAKTKSTTNALEQAKEAGKATINKLPTLTDAEKAGVNQQIDEAKTAEEIQQIVETAKIKSATNALEQAKEAGKATINKLSALSDAEKTEFNKQIDGAQTVEEVQQIVEEAKSKDTEKALEQAKIDGKNTINAFENLTDREKNNFNQQIDEAKNLEKIQQIVDEAKQKNAEFLLGDVNNDGYVNFVDAALLKAYIVMEQFPNNIEDKERFMKAIDLNKDTTINIRDYAQLKALLV, from the coding sequence ATGAAAAATAATAAATTAAAAAAGGCTGTTACAATTGGATTATTATCGACAACTCTATTTTCAAATATGCTATTTGTTCCTGCAATCAATAAGGTAGCATACGCTGAAGGGAATGTATCAACAACTAAAGTAGCTGAAAGTGTTACAGTTGGAAATGTTGTAATAACACCAGATAGCAAGGTAATTGATTTAAAAAATACAAATGGCACAATGATAAATCTAGATCTAAATTGGTTGAAAGAATCTAAAGTAGATGTATTGCAATTAGATTTAACTTTTACAAATGGAACAATCGTAGCGACATCATTAGATAGATCTTCTGTAAATATCAAAGAGGGTGGCAAAAAGGCTAGAATTCTTCTAGATCAACGCCTAGGTAGTATACAATTGTATATCAAAGGAGATAGTCAAACAGTAAATAATTCAAATGTAACGATGTCTATGATTCTCGGATATTCGGGAGAAGCAAATGGATATACAGAATCAAAAAATAACTATAGTACGGATTTGCAGATTGTGGATGTAATGCTTGAAAAAGCTAAGGAAGAGAATAAAGTTACGGTGAATAATTTGCCTAATTTAACTAATGAAGATAAAACTGGATTCGATCAACAAATAGATGAAGCAAAAACGATCGAGGTAATTCAACAAATTGTTGAGAATGCTAAAGTAAAAGATAGAGAAAATGTATTAGAACAGGCTAAAGAAACAGGAAAAGCAACGATTAATAGCTTACCCAATTTATCTGATATCGAAAAAAATGGATTCAACCAACAAATAGATGGTGCAAAAACAGTTGAAGAAGTGCAACAAATTGTTGAAACGGCTAAAGTGAAATCTGCAACAAATGTATTAGACCAAGTGAAAGAAGCAGGAAAAGCAACGATTAACAGTCTGCCAACATTAACGGATGCAGAAAAAGCAGGATTCAACCAACAAATAGATGGTGCAAAAACAGTTGGAGAAGTGCAACAAATTATTGAAACGGCTAAAACAAAATCTACAACAAATGTATTAGACCAAGTGAAAGAAGCAGGAAAAGTAACGATTAACAGTTTGCCAACATTAACGGATGCAGAAAAAGCAGGATTCAACCAACAAATAGATGGTGTAAAAACAGTTGAAGAAGTGCAACAAATTATTGAAACAGCTAAAACAAAATCTACAACAAATGCATTAGAACAAGCAAAAGAAGCAGGAAAAGCAACGATTAATAAATTACCAACATTAACGGATGCAGAAAAAGCAGGAGTAAATCAGCAGATAGATGAAGCTAAAACCGCAGAAGAAATTCAGCAAATTGTTGAAACGGCTAAAATAAAATCTGCCACAAATGCATTAGAACAAGCAAAAGAAGCAGGAAAAGCAACGATTAATAAACTGTCAGCATTATCAGATGCAGAAAAAACCGAGTTTAATAAACAAATTGACGGAGCTCAAACAGTTGAAGAAGTTCAACAAATTGTCGAAGAGGCTAAATCAAAGGATACAGAAAAAGCATTAGAACAAGCAAAAATAGATGGAAAGAATACAATTAACGCTTTTGAAAACTTAACAGATAGAGAAAAAAATAATTTTAATCAACAGATAGATGAAGCAAAAAATCTAGAAAAAATTCAACAAATTGTCGATGAAGCGAAACAAAAAAATGCAGAATTTCTGTTAGGAGATGTCAATAATGATGGCTATGTTAACTTTGTTGATGCTGCGCTATTAAAAGCATATATTGTAATGGAACAGTTTCCAAATAATATTGAAGATAAAGAACGGTTCATGAAAGCAATCGATTTAAATAAAGATACGACTATTAATATCCGCGATTATGCCCAATTAAAAGCGTTGTTAGTATAA